From Xylocopilactobacillus apis, a single genomic window includes:
- the cas5e gene encoding type I-E CRISPR-associated protein Cas5/CasD, giving the protein MKTITIKLTGPLQSFGNEATFNQRTTSLHPSKSAVIGMIAAAFGYQRDDEKITDLNSLDFAVRIDQPGRVFTEFQTVEWKKDTRKLTYRGLIQDAVFVVAIGNENDSLIDEIKFALRHPVYQLFLGRRANVPAGVLQIEEFSGINPVQVLKDFPWQASKWYQKSKSNDQTVKVELLADTKLLTGEKYFMVKDGVGSFSQKNRFFNYRPVERARNGIDLINPAYEEKDQSTDHDALDAL; this is encoded by the coding sequence ATGAAAACGATAACGATTAAATTAACTGGCCCTCTTCAGTCATTTGGTAATGAAGCAACATTTAATCAGCGAACTACGAGTCTTCATCCTTCCAAAAGTGCAGTTATTGGCATGATTGCTGCAGCATTTGGATACCAACGAGATGACGAAAAAATCACAGATTTAAATAGTCTTGATTTTGCAGTCAGAATTGATCAACCTGGTCGAGTTTTTACTGAATTTCAAACGGTTGAGTGGAAAAAAGACACCCGAAAACTGACTTATCGCGGTCTCATTCAAGATGCAGTATTTGTGGTAGCGATCGGGAATGAGAACGATTCGTTAATCGATGAAATAAAATTTGCTCTTAGACATCCTGTCTATCAACTGTTTTTAGGACGACGCGCAAACGTACCAGCAGGAGTTTTACAAATTGAAGAGTTTTCAGGGATAAATCCAGTTCAAGTTTTAAAGGATTTTCCTTGGCAAGCGAGCAAGTGGTATCAAAAATCAAAATCTAATGATCAAACTGTTAAGGTTGAGTTATTGGCTGATACAAAGTTACTTACTGGAGAAAAATATTTTATGGTAAAAGATGGTGTCGGATCGTTTAGTCAGAAGAATCGATTTTTCAACTATCGTCCAGTAGAGAGAGCCAGAAACGGGATTGACTTAATCAACCCCGCGTATGAAGAAAAAGATCAATCGACAGATCACGACGCTTTAGATGCGCTGTAG